The following proteins come from a genomic window of Chlamydiales bacterium:
- the rpsQ gene encoding 30S ribosomal protein S17 produces the protein MSQSERGNRKTKTGIVVSKKAAKTVVVRVERTYRHPLYGKVVRSSTNYHAHDEHVETLKEGDVVTIMESRPISKLKNWRVVRKS, from the coding sequence ATGAGTCAGTCTGAGAGAGGAAATAGAAAAACTAAAACGGGGATTGTGGTTTCCAAAAAAGCGGCAAAAACAGTCGTTGTTCGTGTTGAAAGGACTTATCGCCATCCCCTTTATGGAAAAGTCGTTCGTAGTTCTACAAATTATCATGCTCACGATGAGCATGTAGAGACTCTTAAAGAGGGAGATGTAGTGACTATTATGGAATCGCGCCCAATCTCGAAATTGAAAAATTGGCGTGTAGTTAGAAAATCATAA
- the rplN gene encoding 50S ribosomal protein L14, with product MLQQESQLKVADNTGAKKVKCFKVIGGSKRRYAHVGDVIICSVREAEPDAQIKKGEVVKAVVVRTHRYIKRSDGSWLRFDSNSCVIIDDKGSPRGTRIFGPIAREVRERGYIKISSLAPEVI from the coding sequence ATGCTTCAACAAGAATCTCAACTAAAAGTTGCTGACAATACTGGGGCGAAAAAGGTCAAATGTTTTAAAGTCATTGGTGGTTCCAAACGCCGCTATGCGCATGTTGGGGATGTGATTATCTGTTCAGTTCGAGAAGCTGAACCAGATGCTCAAATTAAAAAAGGCGAAGTAGTTAAAGCTGTGGTTGTTCGAACACATCGATATATTAAAAGGTCTGATGGATCTTGGTTGCGTTTTGATAGCAATAGTTGTGTGATTATTGATGATAAAGGGAGTCCACGGGGTACTCGTATTTTTGGGCCGATTGCTCGTGAAGTACGTGAGCGTGGTTATATTAAGATTAGCTCTTTAGCTCCAGAGGTCATTTAG
- the rplX gene encoding 50S ribosomal protein L24 — protein sequence MKKTLLCKDDEVVVIAGNDKGKVGKIISINHQRVVIEGVNLRKKHMKPTKQNQKGQIIDIECSIDISNIKPSVGGEVVKLRKRFNKQGKKEIYYLRDQKEHLYRSRSKKN from the coding sequence ATGAAAAAGACGCTTTTATGTAAAGATGATGAAGTAGTTGTGATTGCAGGAAATGATAAAGGAAAAGTAGGAAAAATCATTTCAATTAATCATCAACGAGTTGTGATTGAGGGTGTGAATCTTCGTAAAAAACATATGAAACCCACTAAACAGAATCAAAAAGGGCAAATTATTGATATTGAATGTAGCATAGATATTTCTAATATCAAACCTTCTGTTGGGGGAGAAGTGGTAAAATTGCGAAAACGCTTTAACAAACAAGGTAAAAAAGAAATTTACTATTTGCGTGATCAGAAAGAACATTTGTATCGTTCTCGAAGCAAAAAGAATTAA
- the rplE gene encoding 50S ribosomal protein L5 has product MSILKEKYCTEIKPALMKRFLYKNPMQIPMVTKIVISMGLAEASKDKNALQDAVRELTMLSGQKPILTGARKSIAGLKLREGQIIGAKVTLRGKRMYDFMYRFFNIVSPRIRDFRGFRKKCDGRGSYSIGIEDQQIFLEINLDQSKRTQGMNITFVTNAKTDKECIELLTKLGLPFIDEFRKEKP; this is encoded by the coding sequence ATGTCAATACTAAAAGAGAAATACTGTACAGAAATTAAACCGGCACTAATGAAGAGATTTTTGTATAAAAATCCTATGCAAATCCCTATGGTCACAAAAATTGTGATTAGTATGGGGCTTGCAGAGGCTTCTAAAGATAAAAATGCTTTACAAGATGCGGTTAGAGAATTGACAATGTTATCGGGTCAAAAACCAATTTTAACCGGTGCACGTAAGTCAATTGCTGGTTTAAAGCTTAGAGAAGGTCAAATCATAGGAGCAAAGGTGACTTTGCGTGGTAAGCGTATGTATGATTTTATGTATCGGTTTTTTAATATTGTTTCTCCTCGTATTCGTGACTTTCGCGGATTTCGCAAAAAATGCGACGGAAGAGGGTCTTATTCTATTGGTATTGAAGATCAGCAGATTTTTCTTGAAATTAATCTTGATCAATCAAAACGCACTCAAGGAATGAATATTACTTTTGTGACTAATGCAAAAACAGATAAGGAATGTATTGAGCTATTAACAAAGCTTGGATTACCTTTTATAGATGAATTTAGGAAGGAGAAGCCATAA
- the rpsH gene encoding 30S ribosomal protein S8, translated as MVNDPIADLLTRIRNASMGKHFYLDIHCSKLLESIVKILKDNGFIAYYLVKEENKRKTMRIFLKYTDERERVIHGLKRVSKSSLRKYVKAKSIPTVLGRMGISIISTSKGLMDDQTARKQNLGGELICQVW; from the coding sequence ATGGTAAATGACCCAATTGCCGATTTACTCACTAGGATTCGTAATGCTTCGATGGGGAAACATTTTTATTTAGATATACATTGTAGTAAACTCCTAGAGTCAATAGTTAAAATTTTGAAAGACAATGGTTTTATCGCGTATTACTTAGTCAAAGAAGAAAATAAACGTAAAACCATGCGTATATTTCTTAAATATACAGATGAGAGAGAAAGAGTGATTCATGGTTTAAAAAGAGTGTCAAAATCTTCTCTTCGTAAGTATGTAAAAGCTAAATCGATTCCAACAGTATTAGGTAGGATGGGAATTTCAATTATTTCAACATCGAAGGGATTAATGGATGATCAAACTGCTCGTAAACAAAATCTAGGCGGGGAATTAATCTGCCAAGTTTGGTAA
- the rplF gene encoding 50S ribosomal protein L6 → MSRKAKLPIVFPKEVEIHKDDCTLEVKGPKGSLELKLMKGIEVVVQNHQIKVELSPELKEKTNFLGLYWSLIFNMVKGVVEGFEKRLEMIGVGFRAAVQGNFLDLQIGLSHSMKMPIPKGLELSVEKNTLISIKGIDKQAVGQFAADVRAKRPPEPYKGKGIRYDNEYVRRKAGKTSKK, encoded by the coding sequence ATGTCTCGAAAAGCAAAATTACCCATTGTCTTTCCAAAAGAAGTTGAAATTCATAAGGATGATTGTACTCTTGAAGTTAAGGGTCCTAAAGGGAGTTTGGAACTTAAATTAATGAAAGGAATCGAAGTTGTGGTCCAAAATCATCAAATAAAAGTGGAATTATCTCCCGAACTAAAAGAAAAGACCAATTTTCTTGGACTCTATTGGTCGCTCATTTTTAACATGGTTAAAGGAGTAGTAGAGGGGTTTGAGAAGCGTCTAGAAATGATTGGTGTAGGATTTCGTGCAGCTGTTCAAGGAAATTTTCTTGATTTGCAAATAGGGCTCTCTCATTCAATGAAAATGCCTATTCCCAAAGGCCTTGAATTAAGCGTTGAAAAAAACACGCTTATTTCTATTAAAGGGATTGATAAACAGGCTGTTGGTCAGTTTGCTGCCGATGTTCGTGCAAAGCGTCCTCCTGAACCTTATAAAGGAAAAGGAATTCGCTATGATAATGAATATGTACGTCGTAAAGCTGGTAAAACTAGCAAAAAGTAG
- the rplR gene encoding 50S ribosomal protein L18, translated as MDSSQAKAIRTRKKRVLRSRKKLRNSERPRLCIMKSNKHLYVQLIDDEKAITLASMSTLSKDFSSASHNRKNQISAKQLGLKIAELAKQQSVSRVVCDRSGFKYHGLVAALADGAREGGLEF; from the coding sequence ATGGATAGTAGTCAAGCGAAAGCCATTCGAACTCGAAAAAAGAGAGTCTTACGTAGTCGAAAAAAATTGCGTAATTCTGAAAGGCCACGTTTATGTATTATGAAAAGTAATAAGCACCTTTATGTTCAATTAATAGACGATGAGAAGGCTATTACCTTAGCGAGTATGTCGACTCTTTCAAAAGACTTTTCTTCCGCTAGTCATAATAGAAAGAATCAAATATCTGCAAAACAGCTTGGATTAAAAATTGCCGAACTAGCAAAACAGCAGTCTGTGAGTCGAGTCGTATGTGATCGTAGTGGTTTTAAATATCATGGTTTGGTGGCGGCTTTAGCGGATGGTGCAAGAGAAGGTGGCTTAGAATTCTAG
- the rpsE gene encoding 30S ribosomal protein S5: MPGKNEEDLEEKVLFVNRCSKVVKGGRKFSFSALILVGNHNGYVGYGFAKANELIDAIRKGGEAARKNLITFEIEGTTIPHEVIVDFDGAKLLLKPAPEGSGVVAGSRIRSILEFAGVRDVIAKSIGSNNPINQVKATFKALSQLRNRKESMEMRGLV, from the coding sequence ATGCCAGGAAAAAATGAAGAAGATTTAGAAGAAAAAGTACTTTTTGTAAATCGTTGCTCAAAAGTTGTGAAAGGTGGGCGTAAATTTAGCTTTTCAGCACTCATTTTAGTAGGAAATCATAATGGTTATGTTGGATATGGTTTTGCTAAAGCAAATGAGTTAATTGATGCAATCCGTAAAGGAGGAGAAGCTGCACGTAAAAACCTGATAACTTTTGAAATAGAAGGTACCACAATTCCTCATGAGGTAATCGTTGATTTTGACGGAGCAAAACTTTTGCTTAAACCAGCTCCTGAAGGGTCAGGGGTAGTGGCAGGATCAAGGATTCGTTCAATTCTAGAATTTGCTGGTGTTCGTGATGTGATTGCTAAAAGTATTGGATCAAATAATCCCATTAATCAAGTTAAAGCCACATTTAAAGCCCTGTCACAGTTAAGAAATCGAAAAGAATCCATGGAAATGAGAGGATTAGTTTGA
- the rplO gene encoding 50S ribosomal protein L15, protein MIKLALLKNTSRKQKRSKLLGRGPGSKRGKTCGRGHKGMGARSGYTKRLGYIGGGVPLHKTVPTRGFSNFRFAKKLHAINLKQINAMYDEGEIVNLETLKAKGFIKGQSNGVKVLADGELLKKVSFQVESFSYGAKKKIKATGILI, encoded by the coding sequence ATGATCAAGCTCGCATTGCTTAAAAATACTTCTCGTAAGCAGAAGAGATCTAAACTTTTAGGTCGTGGCCCTGGTTCTAAACGAGGAAAAACTTGTGGTCGAGGACATAAGGGGATGGGTGCACGCTCTGGTTATACAAAGCGTTTAGGGTATATTGGAGGAGGTGTTCCTCTTCATAAAACAGTCCCCACTCGTGGTTTTTCAAATTTTCGTTTCGCAAAAAAATTGCATGCAATCAATCTCAAACAAATTAATGCAATGTATGATGAGGGAGAGATTGTGAATTTAGAAACGTTAAAAGCAAAAGGATTTATCAAAGGACAGTCAAATGGGGTTAAGGTATTGGCTGATGGAGAATTGTTAAAAAAAGTCTCTTTTCAAGTAGAGAGTTTTTCTTATGGAGCGAAAAAGAAAATTAAAGCAACTGGGATTTTGATTTAA
- the secY gene encoding preprotein translocase subunit SecY, with protein sequence MLETVRRIGMITELKQRIVFTILILIVCRIGVFIPVPGINGELALAYFKQATGGGQNLFQLVDIFSGGAFAQMTVIALGVVPYISASIIMQLLIALMPNLQREVRENPDAGRRKVNKYTRILTVFLAIVQSMLFARYAIGMNQENPGIILSEMLVIQLFGIPWIFFIVTILTMTTGTVFLMWLGEQITEKGIGNGMSLIIALGIISSLPSTIGSVIKQLNLDSQENGQLNFSSLLLLLAVFVCVIITTILIIQGVRKIPVQYARRVVGRREVQGGGSYVPLKINYAGVIPVIFASSLLMFPATLVQFLGRSGFLGSIAVAMTPGSFFYTFVYVLLILFFTYFWTATQFHPEQIASDMKKNGAFIPGIRQGKPTQDFLESTMNRITLIGAIFLAIIAILPSMIGKILHIDPSISYFFGGTALLILVGVVLDTMKQIESHLLMKRYEGFMKRSKR encoded by the coding sequence ATGCTTGAGACCGTCAGACGTATTGGGATGATCACAGAGCTTAAGCAGCGAATTGTATTCACTATATTGATATTAATTGTTTGTAGAATTGGGGTTTTCATCCCAGTTCCTGGAATTAATGGTGAACTCGCTCTTGCCTATTTTAAACAGGCTACAGGAGGGGGTCAAAATCTTTTTCAGCTAGTGGATATTTTTTCTGGAGGGGCATTTGCTCAAATGACTGTGATTGCTTTGGGTGTGGTTCCATATATTTCTGCTTCTATTATTATGCAGCTATTGATTGCTCTTATGCCAAATCTTCAAAGGGAAGTACGTGAAAATCCTGATGCTGGAAGAAGAAAAGTCAATAAATATACACGTATTTTAACGGTTTTTTTAGCCATTGTGCAATCGATGTTATTTGCACGCTATGCAATTGGAATGAATCAGGAAAATCCAGGAATTATTCTCTCAGAAATGTTGGTAATTCAGCTTTTTGGGATTCCTTGGATTTTTTTTATAGTCACTATTTTAACCATGACAACAGGAACGGTTTTTCTAATGTGGTTAGGAGAACAGATTACAGAAAAGGGTATTGGAAATGGAATGAGCTTGATTATTGCTTTAGGAATCATCTCTTCGCTGCCTTCAACGATTGGTTCAGTAATTAAGCAGTTAAATCTTGATTCACAAGAAAATGGTCAGCTTAATTTTTCTTCTCTTCTTCTTTTATTAGCTGTCTTTGTCTGTGTGATTATTACAACCATTCTTATTATTCAAGGTGTACGTAAAATTCCTGTTCAATACGCCAGACGTGTTGTAGGAAGGCGTGAAGTTCAAGGAGGAGGATCTTATGTCCCCTTAAAAATAAATTATGCTGGAGTGATTCCTGTAATTTTCGCCTCTTCTCTTTTAATGTTTCCTGCTACTTTAGTCCAATTCCTCGGGCGTAGTGGATTCTTAGGATCAATTGCAGTAGCCATGACTCCAGGGAGTTTTTTTTATACATTTGTTTATGTACTTCTTATTTTATTTTTTACTTATTTTTGGACAGCTACTCAGTTTCATCCGGAACAAATTGCTTCAGATATGAAAAAAAATGGGGCATTTATTCCTGGGATTCGCCAAGGAAAGCCTACACAAGATTTTTTAGAATCAACTATGAATCGTATTACTTTAATTGGCGCAATATTTCTTGCAATTATTGCTATTCTTCCCTCAATGATTGGGAAAATTTTGCATATTGATCCAAGTATTAGTTACTTTTTTGGAGGAACAGCTCTACTCATTTTAGTTGGAGTTGTACTTGATACAATGAAACAAATAGAATCTCATCTTTTAATGAAGCGCTATGAAGGATTCATGAAAAGAAGTAAAAGATAA
- the rpsM gene encoding 30S ribosomal protein S13: MTRVIGIDIPGKKRLVISLTYVYGIGRFRSEEIIAKLGLDPNMRAEKLTDDDIVRLNEVLQKDYVVEGDLRRQVQSNIKRLINIHCYRGLRHRLGLPVRGQRTQTNARTRKGKKRTVAGKKK; encoded by the coding sequence ATGACACGTGTTATTGGCATAGATATTCCTGGGAAAAAACGACTAGTGATTAGTTTAACTTATGTTTATGGCATTGGTCGATTTCGTTCCGAAGAAATTATTGCCAAACTAGGTTTGGATCCCAATATGCGTGCAGAGAAATTAACGGATGACGATATTGTCCGTTTAAATGAAGTGTTGCAGAAAGATTATGTTGTAGAAGGAGATCTTCGAAGACAGGTTCAAAGCAATATTAAGCGCTTAATTAATATTCATTGTTATCGTGGTCTTAGACATAGACTTGGCCTTCCAGTTCGTGGACAACGAACTCAAACAAATGCACGAACTCGAAAAGGCAAAAAACGAACAGTTGCTGGTAAAAAGAAATAA